A genome region from Erigeron canadensis isolate Cc75 chromosome 3, C_canadensis_v1, whole genome shotgun sequence includes the following:
- the LOC122590552 gene encoding uncharacterized protein LOC122590552 codes for MGDSNKSTKSKIDEARDWIVEHKLRSVGCLWLSGLAGSIAYNWSQPGMKTSVRIIHARLHAQALTLAALAGAGLVEYYDHKSGAKTERYAKFLDVNPHKE; via the exons atgggCGATTCGAATAAAAGTACgaaatcaaaaattgatgaaGCTAGAGATTGGATTGTTGAACATAAGCTTCGCTCCGTTG gaTGTTTATGGTTAAGTGGTCTTGCTGGATCAATTGCATATAATTGGTCTCAGCCTGGAATGAAAACCAGCGTCAGGATTATTCACGCTAG GTTGCATGCGCAGGCTCTAACACTGGCTGCATTAGCGGGGGCTGGATTAGTTGAGTACTATGATCATAAATCTGGTGCAAAGACAGAACGATATGCCAAGTTCCTTGATGTCAACCCTCACAAGGAATAA